Genomic DNA from Telopea speciosissima isolate NSW1024214 ecotype Mountain lineage chromosome 2, Tspe_v1, whole genome shotgun sequence:
CAATTCAACACTGTATCAGTGGCACCCCGATTCcaaacacaaattttttttgaatcgGAGAGAATCATGTTTAatctttacttttttatttgCTTAAATAGCAGAAAATTTAATTAAACTTGCCTCTTGTAGCAAAATCCccaagtttttttatttttattttggattaacAACTCctctaaaaaaaatcataaaatttgaaaaatctttACTTTCTTTTTCCCGATTTTGTTTCCTTGCATTCTTATAAACTATCTTACCAAGACAAGAACCCAatcacccccacccctcccaaaaaataaaaggcaacTAAACGACCTGTCCATGAAACTTAAATATTTTCATATTAAGCATGACACACAGATACAAggttcagaagaaaaaaaaagggggtgggaaagggggtgggggggggcaTTTACTCCTAACAAAGATTGATGCAGTACTTGCAACAAAAAAGGCAGCTTAAAGAGTCCAATCAAACATGGCATCACATTGTTCTTTCACAACGCAACATTAAGCCGCTAATAACCAATTGACACCCGTcccgtcccccccccccctccaaccccacccccccccaaaaaaaaagaggaaagaatgaaaatgataCCTCAAGCAATATGCTCTGCTAGAGTGAGAATTTTAACATGCTTTTTCTTCCTCAACTCATGTGGGACAGGCCCAAATACTCGAGTTCCAATTGGCTCTCCTTGCTTGTTGACAAGGACTACTGCATTGTCATCAAACTTGATCTCACTCCCATCACAACGGCCCCTCTGCATAGCAGCACGCACAACCACACCATATACAACATCCCCTTTCTTCACTTTGCCCCGAGGCTGGGCTTCCTTTACTGATGCTATTATTGTGTCTCCCAACCTTGCCCCTTTCTTACCCTTCAGAGCTTGTATGCACATCACCCGCTTCGCCCCTGAGTTATCCACAACTTTCAGATTGGTCCTCATCTGTATGAACGTTCTATGCTGCTGCAAAAAATGCAAGAACACTTCAAGCCCGCTCACTAGTTACTGGACATatcttgagaatgagaatgTTACAGATACAAAATCCTAATTTGAAACATGTCAAACAATTTGGATAGGAATGCACAAGATGGAAAATTGctattacaacaacaactactcagccttattccaatTAAATGTGGTCAGCTGATGATTGCAGTTTACTTTATCAAAATGAAATTAGGCTGCCGCAGagttccctttaaaaaaaaaactgaaatatcATAAATTTATTCATATTTCAAACTTTTAAGTACAAATTATCACTAATAATTTTACTCTCTTAATAGATTTCACACCACTTACATGTAACACTCACACAGAACAAAGTAGGCACATGTAATATCTGTACAACTTATAACTCGACTCTCTAAAAACCAACTAAGACAAGCTACACAATGCATCATCCCTGATGAGACTTCAACACTTAATCAAGTTGGTGGATTCTCTGACCAGAAATACTGCATCTTATTATTCAAACCCCATCGTGCCAAGGTTCagcctcccattttttatttttcagatagGTACAGTAGAGTTCTTTGTTAAGAATCACCAAACTAGTTATAAATGTAACCTTATGAGCAGGTTACCGACAATcatctttttgtttctctttgccAAAATTTTGGATTCTTTCTGAGTACCCAAACTGTCAGTAATAAAGAAATTTGTAccaatgtttaaaaaaataaaccatGCCTTGTACAGCGGTTGATACTTGATAGCTCAAATGGTCCCAAGCGCCCAGCAGACACTTAagaaaatatgagaaaagaaagttCAAACTCTGAGAAAAGAATGcataaaaatgaacaaatatcaCTCCAAAATTAGATTGGGTGTACAGCAAGTTCCTAAAGGAAAAGTAATACATTCAGAGAAGTTACAGAAAGTACAAATTTCAGATACCAAATGACTTTCAATTTTGTCCAAGAAAAGAtatcagagaaagaaaaagaagaatgggAAGGGTGGTGAATAAAGACCCACTAATGAGGATATATAGATTTTTTCATCACACGGGAGTCTTTTCATCCTCAAAAACAAGAATTTCTTCAAATTGTCTGTTCTTATAACAGAAATCAGGCTACTTGAAAATATTATTGCAGGTTCAGAATCATTGGTAATATTGATACAGGTAGGCTCTGCATGCACAATTACACAAACACGTCTCAGGTTTAGGAAGTCTCCATACTGATGGGTCTTATGACTTCGAGATCACTAGAGCCCAATGCAATCTGAGCGGCAAGGAATTTCTAGGCATTTTGCCTTCCTAGGTAAGTTCCATAATAGGCATTGCCTAGGTGAGCAAAATTTGTTGAAACACTACATGTAGGGGTAACTACTTTACAGGTCAGCAAAGCTGCAAAATTTGTTGAAACACCACATGTAGGTGTGTAACTACTTTACATGCGAGCAAAGAGATTAAGGTAGAATTATAAAAATTAGACACCaaattttgaagaagaagaacgaatATGTAGATATGTTAACAGGAAAGATATGGATGCAAAAGTCAAACAGATTAGCATAGCTGGAATTCATATCCCTAAATTGAAAAATCACTGCAGGTCAGAATTAAGATTACATTGAGAGAGATGAGGGGTTCTAGTATTAGTGTCTGAAGAAGGATAAGGGTGTTAAGAATGGtcaagatggaaaataaaaacaaggtgGCCTGGGTAGGATGGCTCGGAGTTTGAGGAAGGTTATAGACTGACAAGGTTGAAATCTCCAAGTTGTGGTCATGAAGAATTAGGGTTAATGGTTAGGAATGTGATGGAGGAAATTAGTGACTTGTATGGGAAGTGATGACTGAGGATGATCGCAATAAACATATTGAGGAAAACCAAGGGAAATAATAAGGTGATAAACAGGAAAATCATACTCTGTTACCTGAGCAATGGTCATTCCAGCATCCACaaggaaaaatgaagaaaaacgCTAATcagttgtaaaaaaaaaaaaaaaaaaagcatcccagtgcacgaggctccccactactgcagggtctgggagggactgtttccaagttttgaacccgcaaccaacaggtaGCAATCgcacaacttaaccgttgcgcaAAGGCTCACCTAAAAGCAGTAATCAGTTATACCAAcaaaaattttcagttttcatAAAGCATCATGTCTCGACAGAGCTAGAATAGTCCTGTTCTAATTCTCTTGCCAATGTATAAAAGTTATTTAACCCATTCTATCTTACTAAATATTAGACCAACTACTACACTACTTAAACCATGAAAACTAAACCAATTGGATCAAAGTAACTCaactatgagagagagagagagaaacaaaaaccaaaaaaggaatAATCAATAACCCATCATCTCCTAAAACTGAGCTGGCTATTCAACATAGGGCAATGAGCTGGACCAAAAGATGACCCAAAGTTGGCCCCACCCAACGACTGACCCTTGCTCTTGCTGATTATTTAAAGATTCACGGTTTAAGATAGGTGGATCATCAAATTTTAGGAGACTGGGTGGTCAAAATTAACTACTTTGCCATATTTTAATAATTAAGTTAAGAATTTCTCATCCCGTTATGTAAAGTAAAAAGCAAAAGGCTGATCAGCTAGCAATGATAGCATTTAATTTATTGACTGACAACATTAAATTCTAGGCTAGTTGAGTAGATCATGATGAGACTCTTATAGGCTTGCACAGACTTTTGCATACATGTGGATGAGACATCAAGCCATGAAAAGATCTTTGTTCAAAGCAGAAAAGCCTGATATCCATAAACCATTTCACAGCATTCCATGCCTGGAAAACATTCTAACCACactatttatgccaaatattgATCCAAACATATGATCTTAACCATCAGATCACTTTCAGTCATCTTTACAAACAGAAGAGATGGTGAGAACACTAAAACTTTATTCAATAATCACTTTCATCAATAGGGATTTGTGTCACATGTATGGCCGAGTGCACAGGAAATTAGTTTTCTTCCATCTACTTGCCCATAGGTGTACTGCCTCATAATTTTATGGCTCCTCGATAAATGAAGCAGGTTTTGGTTTCCTGATCTAATAGCTAACTTGTATTTAAAACATAGCTATAAAGCCCCATGTCCACAAAGCACCAAAGCAAATTTGAGCACTCCATGCAGagaggagaaataaaaaatcaatgacTATCTTAAATTAAATAAGATGTCTGAATCATTACATATGTAACTTGCAAGTGCCAAAGAAAGTAAGCAGGATAAGAAGTAATGAACTTACTTGAGATAAGAATTTGTTGCATGTCATCCTCATTATCTCGTGTGAAGTTCCAAGCAAACCCTGAGAGTTGTTGCCAAGGCCACCCAACATCGAACGACCCACTGTGTTTTTGCTCATTTAGAGTCAGTGAGATGTCATTCCTCAGTAACAGAAGGAAAAGTTTGCTTTAAGTTTTGAAATATGAGATTTCCATTCTCATAATCAAATTTTGATATTTCATGTTCAACATATTTTAAATTAGAAGGCTTGTGGAATTTCAGCACTTTATTGAAATGCATCAACACAATGTACAAATCTGTAGAAAATAGATATAGGGGACAGATAGTTAAAAACAGTCTGACATTTTTCTGTTCAGCTTAGCAAAGATTCAACAACAGGAAGGGGAAAAAGGCATCTGGTGTTACAAGAGATGAGTAGAGTATTGGCACAGACCCTAGATTGGCTCAAAGTTACAACCCCTTTCTGAGGTGGATGGCTATAGTATTGCTGCAAGACATATCTACAACACAAAGCCCAAAGTCATTATGTTACAAAACATGGCCACCTTCTACTGCCTCCTTGCAAGTTAGACATGCACTTTTATTTAACAATTGAAATTCAAGGGTCATTATTTGAGTAAATTCCCAACAAGGAAAATATGCTTCTCAGACATGAATTGATTTTGCCaaactttaaaacaaaaaaaaatcataaatttaaaaatattttaaggaataaaagcaaaaaaaaaatgatgaattcaCCGTAATTCTATGAGGTGCACATGGGACTTCGTATTTAAACCAATACTAATAGGTAATGGAAATTTGGTCAATATATGCTAAGCGTGGCACAAGTCTCTGCCGGGTTGACAAGTTTCTAGTCATATCAGTCCACACAAGTtggattttgcatttttttttttaaagaatatgAACTTTCTAATgcaaagtcgacctcgaaccagggaaaccagcgggagatcgattgcagcaggattaatacaataaaaagaacaaaattaaaaaactgaaactctttttttattgctattatgaagaagaacatcaaagattaggaaagaagaagaaagggatatagaaggggggaATAGGATCAGCTATTTCAGCCAGGctatctcagcccatcatcctctcacccaggGGTTCTAACGCACAGTATCTCACCATCGccgcatctcacagcttcatcaatagctcttttttcttcaatctctgtctcttttctgttcaaccacatacatgtatttataataaaacaacccaaccctaatctaagtaagaaactaattaataaaacctataaaatagaaactagactctaacTAGGATCCCTAAGGAAGTGTTTGGTTAGATGAACCAACTGGTGATGTATCAATTGATTCATGAAT
This window encodes:
- the LOC122651820 gene encoding 50S ribosomal protein HLP, mitochondrial-like isoform X2 produces the protein MNAGLISKCSSVGRSMLGGLGNNSQGLLGTSHEIMRMTCNKFLSQHRTFIQMRTNLKVVDNSGAKRVMCIQALKGKKGARLGDTIIASVKEAQPRGKVKKGDVVYGVVVRAAMQRGRCDGSEIKFDDNAVVLVNKQGEPIGTRVFGPVPHELRKKKHVKILTLAEHIA
- the LOC122651820 gene encoding 50S ribosomal protein HLP, mitochondrial-like isoform X1; protein product: MNAGLISKCSSVGRSMLGGLGNNSQGLLGTSHEIMRMTCNKFLSQQHRTFIQMRTNLKVVDNSGAKRVMCIQALKGKKGARLGDTIIASVKEAQPRGKVKKGDVVYGVVVRAAMQRGRCDGSEIKFDDNAVVLVNKQGEPIGTRVFGPVPHELRKKKHVKILTLAEHIA